In the Hordeum vulgare subsp. vulgare chromosome 7H, MorexV3_pseudomolecules_assembly, whole genome shotgun sequence genome, one interval contains:
- the LOC123407734 gene encoding beta-glucosidase 25 isoform X1, with protein sequence MGLLTLVHILVSFAACAEAIRRADFPPGFTFGTASSAYQYEGAVNEGQRGPTIWDTLASRPGRVIDFSNADVAVDHYHRYKEDVDLMKDIGVDAYRFSISWARIFPNGTGKPNEEGLSYYNSLIDVLLEKGIQPYVTLFHWDLPQALEDKYGGWLNSQIVEDFVHYASTCFKEFGDRVKHWITINEPHNFAIDGYDFGIQAPGRCSILSHLFCKDGKSSTEPYIVAHNILLAHAGVFHAYKQHFKKEQGGLIGIALDSKWYEPLSDVDEDREAAARAMDFELGWFLDPLMFGHYPASMQKLVGDRLPQFSNQESQLVSGSLDFVGINHYTTVYARNDRMRVRKLIMNDASTDAAVITTAYRHGKRIGETAASSWLHIVPWGMFSLMKHVKDKYGNPPVFITENGMDDANSRFSKLETVLQDNKRIQYHNDYMSNLLDAIRKEGCNIRGYFVWSLLDNWEWNSGYTVRFGLYYIDYDNNLTRIPKASVEWFRQVLAQKTAAIVDKS encoded by the exons ATGGGTCTCTTGACGCTGGTTCATATCCTTGTCAGCTTTGCCGCCTGTGCCGAGGCCATACGGAGAGCCGACTTCCCCCCTGGTTTTACCTTTGGGACTGCTTCCTCAGCTTACCAG TATGAGGGTGCTGTCAACGAGGGTCAGCGTGGACCTACGATATGGGATACTCTCGCAAGTCGACCCG GGCGGGTGATCGATTTCAGCAATGCAGATGTTGCTGTTGATCACTACCATCGTTACAAG GAAGATGTGGACTTGATGAAGGATATTGGCGTGGATGCATACCGGTTCTCTATCTCATGGGCACGCATCTTCCCAA ATGGAACAGGCAAACCTAATGAGGAAGGACTGAGTTACTATAACAGTCTCATTGATGTTCTATTAGAAAAAG GTATACAACCATACGTAACACTCTTCCATTGGGACCTTCCACAAGCACTGGAGGATAAATATGGTGGCTGGTTAAACTCGCAAATCGT GGAGGATTTTGTTCACTATGCCTCTACCTGCTTCAAGGAATTCGGAGACAGAGTGAAGCACTGGATCACCATTAATGAGCCACATAACTTCGCAATTGATGGCTATGATTTTGGAATCCAAGCACCTGGGAGGTGTTCCATTTTGTCTCATTTGTTCTGTAAGGATGGTAAATCATCAACTGAACCATATATTGTGGCCCACAATATACTCTTAGCTCATGCTGGTGTTTTTCATGCTTACAAGCAGCATTTCAAG AAAGAACAAGGAGGCCTCATAGGGATCGCACTTGACTCCAAGTGGTATGAACCATTGTCGGATGTCGATGAAGACAGAGAAGCGGCAGCACGAGCAATGGACTTTGAGCTTGGATG GTTCTTGGATCCATTAATGTTTGGCCACTACCCCGCTTCTATGCAGAAACTTGTAGGCGACAGGCTACCTCAATTTTCAAACCAGGAGTCACAGTTAGTATCTGGGTCACTAGATTTTGTAGGCATAAACCACTACACGACCGTATATGCTAGGAACGATAGGATGCGGGTCAGGAAACTTATCATGAATGACGCTTCAACGGATGCTGCTGTCATCACAACTG CTTACCGGCACGGAAAGAGAATAGGAGAAACG GCAGCATCGAGTTGGCTGCACATAGTTCCCTGGGGCATGTTCAGCCTGATGAAACATGTTAAGGACAAGTATGGGAATCCGCCCGTGTTCATTACAGAGAATG GAATGGATGACGCAAACAGCCGGTTCTCGAAGTTGGAAACTGTCCTGCAGGACAATAAGAGGATACAGTACCACAACGACTACATGTCCAATCTCCTAGATGCTATAAG GAAGGAAGGGTGCAACATCCGTGGCTACTTCGTGTGGTCGCTGCTCGACAACTGGGAGTGGAACTCGGGGTACACGGTGCGGTTCGGCCTCTACTACATCGACTACGACAACAACCTGACGAGGATACCCAAGGCGTCCGTCGAATGGTTCAGACAGGTTCTGGCCCAGAAGACGGCTGCCATTGTAGATAAATCATAA
- the LOC123407734 gene encoding beta-glucosidase 25 isoform X2, which yields MKDIGVDAYRFSISWARIFPNGTGKPNEEGLSYYNSLIDVLLEKGIQPYVTLFHWDLPQALEDKYGGWLNSQIVEDFVHYASTCFKEFGDRVKHWITINEPHNFAIDGYDFGIQAPGRCSILSHLFCKDGKSSTEPYIVAHNILLAHAGVFHAYKQHFKKEQGGLIGIALDSKWYEPLSDVDEDREAAARAMDFELGWFLDPLMFGHYPASMQKLVGDRLPQFSNQESQLVSGSLDFVGINHYTTVYARNDRMRVRKLIMNDASTDAAVITTAYRHGKRIGETAASSWLHIVPWGMFSLMKHVKDKYGNPPVFITENGMDDANSRFSKLETVLQDNKRIQYHNDYMSNLLDAIRKEGCNIRGYFVWSLLDNWEWNSGYTVRFGLYYIDYDNNLTRIPKASVEWFRQVLAQKTAAIVDKS from the exons ATGAAGGATATTGGCGTGGATGCATACCGGTTCTCTATCTCATGGGCACGCATCTTCCCAA ATGGAACAGGCAAACCTAATGAGGAAGGACTGAGTTACTATAACAGTCTCATTGATGTTCTATTAGAAAAAG GTATACAACCATACGTAACACTCTTCCATTGGGACCTTCCACAAGCACTGGAGGATAAATATGGTGGCTGGTTAAACTCGCAAATCGT GGAGGATTTTGTTCACTATGCCTCTACCTGCTTCAAGGAATTCGGAGACAGAGTGAAGCACTGGATCACCATTAATGAGCCACATAACTTCGCAATTGATGGCTATGATTTTGGAATCCAAGCACCTGGGAGGTGTTCCATTTTGTCTCATTTGTTCTGTAAGGATGGTAAATCATCAACTGAACCATATATTGTGGCCCACAATATACTCTTAGCTCATGCTGGTGTTTTTCATGCTTACAAGCAGCATTTCAAG AAAGAACAAGGAGGCCTCATAGGGATCGCACTTGACTCCAAGTGGTATGAACCATTGTCGGATGTCGATGAAGACAGAGAAGCGGCAGCACGAGCAATGGACTTTGAGCTTGGATG GTTCTTGGATCCATTAATGTTTGGCCACTACCCCGCTTCTATGCAGAAACTTGTAGGCGACAGGCTACCTCAATTTTCAAACCAGGAGTCACAGTTAGTATCTGGGTCACTAGATTTTGTAGGCATAAACCACTACACGACCGTATATGCTAGGAACGATAGGATGCGGGTCAGGAAACTTATCATGAATGACGCTTCAACGGATGCTGCTGTCATCACAACTG CTTACCGGCACGGAAAGAGAATAGGAGAAACG GCAGCATCGAGTTGGCTGCACATAGTTCCCTGGGGCATGTTCAGCCTGATGAAACATGTTAAGGACAAGTATGGGAATCCGCCCGTGTTCATTACAGAGAATG GAATGGATGACGCAAACAGCCGGTTCTCGAAGTTGGAAACTGTCCTGCAGGACAATAAGAGGATACAGTACCACAACGACTACATGTCCAATCTCCTAGATGCTATAAG GAAGGAAGGGTGCAACATCCGTGGCTACTTCGTGTGGTCGCTGCTCGACAACTGGGAGTGGAACTCGGGGTACACGGTGCGGTTCGGCCTCTACTACATCGACTACGACAACAACCTGACGAGGATACCCAAGGCGTCCGTCGAATGGTTCAGACAGGTTCTGGCCCAGAAGACGGCTGCCATTGTAGATAAATCATAA
- the LOC123407735 gene encoding 50S ribosomal protein L24, chloroplastic: MAGMAALQGAMGALSVSAASTSAFWGNPLAATFSSAPSGVRFMAKTSPIEMRLKRWERKKCKPNSLPMLHKMHVRVGDTVQVIAGREKGKVGEVVRLYKHNSTVIVKDLNLKSKHKKGTEDEPGEIVMIEGPIHSSNMMLYSKEKNVTSRVGHKILEDGTKVRYLKKTGEVIDSVDNWVKVFKEGDSESSS; the protein is encoded by the exons ATGGCCGGCATGGCGGCGCTGCAGGGCGCCATGGGGGCGCTCTCCGTCTCGGCCGCGAGCACCAGCGCCTTCTGGGGCAACCCGCTCGCCGCCACCTTCTCCTCCGCGCCGTCTGGG GTCAGATTCATGGCCAAGACAAGCCCAATTGAAATGCGG CTTAAGCGATGGGAACGGAAGAAGTGCAAGCCAAACAGTCTTCCTATGCTGCACAAGATGCATGTTAGGGTCGGCGACACAGTGCAAGTCATTGCAGGTCGTGAAAAAGGTAAAGTTGGGGAAGTCGTACGGCTTTACAAGCACAACAGCACTGTGATAGTGAAGGACCTGAACTTGAAGTCCAAGCACAAGAAAGGCACAGAGGATGAACCGGGAGAAATTGTCATG ATTGAAGGCCCCATCCATAGCTCGAACATGATGCTctactcaaaggagaagaacgtgaCGAGTAGGGTCGGGCACAAAATCCTCGAAGACGGCACCAAGGTCCGCTACCTGAAGAAGACCGGCGAAGTAATCGACAGCGTTGATAACTGGGTGAAGGTGTTCAAGGAAGGAGATTCAGAGTCATCATCGTAG